The nucleotide sequence TCATCCTCCAAGGAAGTAACCTTCGATTACGGTGCTTGCTTACAATGTGGTCATTGTGTGGAAGCTTCTTCCGGACAATTGGAAAATTCAGGATTCGTTCACGTATATTCCGTGGACAGAGAAGCGCTAAAAGTACATTATGTAGATGGCATTCCGGCAATTTACGAGGAAGAAGTTTCGGAAAACGTAAAACAATTCCGCAAGATAACTAAGTATACGGGCTTCCAATACAGAGAAGTAGCAGCAAGCGGAAATAACGCAACAGAAGCGGAGATAAATGCGAGCTTCAATGCGGTGTTCGACAGCGAAGCAAGTAAGGTAAGAGTAGTCGCTTCTCCCAAACATTCGGATGCAGTCGTGTTCTCGGGACCTGTAGGAAAGAATATGGAAATTCCTTTACAAGTTGCCTGGGACACAACCCCTGGACCGAAGGCACTGATTGCCTGCGGAACAGAAGCGGTTTCCGGCGGATTATTTGAAAGAGGTAAATTGCCAAAAGAACCGGACTTATTTATCGGAGGAGATCCTCCTAGACCGGACGTAATCGTAAGTGCGTTTCGTTATTTGATGGGTACAAAGAAGTTCTCCTTTAGAGATGAACTCTCCAAATTCCTTTCGGAACGAGGCCGTAAATCTTAAAAGGTTACTCTTTTCATACCAATACGATTGGTAATTTTGACTTCGCTCTGCTTTCAGTCACCCTTCGGGTTTTTCCCTCTCTATGGGTATCGAAATGTTTTTAAGCTGAAGCGATCATTTCTCCTGCGTAAAACGCTTCCTTTGTTTTCAAACCGATTCCCGAAAATTTATCCTCACCGTTTATTTCCAAGATCACGTTGGTAGGATAAGAAATCCTTGGATCAGATTTTGTATGGATCGGATAAAATCTTTTTTGGTCAAGATACGAATAAGTGGTCAGGATCACCACTTCCTGATCCTGAAATACAACTTCCAAATTGCGGACCATTGTATTTACTTTTGAGGAAACGTTTTCGTTAAAATCTTCCCAACTTCTCAATTCACCCGAAATTTCCACATTCAAATGAACGATAGTAGGGTAGGGCTTAGGATCATTTTGTCTATTCTTCTCCAAAACTTTTTTGGCAACATGTAAGGCATCCGTATCGTCTCCTCTGCCCGTTTTTACAAGCACCGCTTTATTTCTTTGTAATAAATCGAAACCTTCTCCGTAACAGATCAACTCTTCCGCGTGATCTAAATGTTTCGAACGTTCTTCCGCGGGTAATTTGGAAAGTTTACGTTTTTGATTTAAAGTATAAGCCACATTCCAGATGATCTGGTACAATAAACTAGGAAGAAGTGTAGAAGGTAGATCCCTAATCCCGGAAAGTTTTTGGTAAACCGCATGGAATAGATCCGGTTGTATTAATTTTTGCGAATTTAATTCTCCGGAGGAAACGACCCCGGAGATCTCACGGATCAAAAAGGACTTAAGAGAAAGAGAAATTTGAAAATCCGCGTAAAAATCAGGCACCTTTCCGGAGAATAATTCTTCCGGAATCTTAAATCCGACATTCCTGGAAATTGCGGGATCCTTAATTTGATCTTTTAAAAAGACAGAATGAAATATTTCGGAAGGTTCGTTAAACCCAAAATTTGCGACTATTTCCTGAGAATCGATAATAGTTCCGTCATCAAATATCAAAGTTTCCGACATCAAATCCGTATTCGTAATCCCTTCGATCACATACAGTTGATCTTTGGGAAATATATTCCTGACCGCTTGTGCCTGTTCAGCAATAGCGGTGCGAGCAGCTTTTTCATTTCCACCATGAGCCGCACATCCCAACCCGGGAATATCGGATCTATGCATATATGCGATAAATAATGCCGGCATACCAGGAGTGTTGCATAACGCGTCATTTACAACACGATCGATACGATTCCAGAACCAAAAATTATTTATGTTAGTAGAAACGATATTCCCATCCGTCCTTCCAAACCGGATCGTTGTGACAGGATATCCTTTTAATTTACTCCCGTGGACTCTTCCGTCTATACACTTGGTGACTAATACCTTGGGAGCTCTTAAACTAAATTCATGGATCACATGTTTCATTCTGTGGATCGTTTCCGAGTGCAGAACGTTTTCTTTTAGATACTGATCTATATATTCATTTGCCGGTTCCAACTGAATTCTCCTCTATCTTTTAAGTCCGTAAGAATACTTTCCCAATCCAACAAAACTTCTATTTCTAATGATAGAATAATAAGATCCTCATTCTACTGGGAATCATTTATGCGACAGAAGACTGGTCATAAGTTGAATAAAGCTATCCACATCCATTTCCTGTCTTCGCGTTTTCCACAGTCTATTTACGACCGAAATGGAAGTTCGAAAATTCTCTGAAAAAAAAGAAAAACTCAATGAAATAGATACAAAAGTGATTTGACCGGTTGGGTGACGTAATTAGTATGGTCTTTACGCCTGAAGGAGTTCGCCTGGGAAGGAATGAGCCTGAGGGGATCTAACAAGATCTTTGAAAACATATAGAGTAGCGTGACCCGCGAGATTTTTAAACCTAAGAATCTCGCATAAACGAAGATGAGCGATCATTTTTGTTTACCCGAAAAAATAATGAACAATTCCAGCGATCAGTAGCGATACTGATTTCTTGTTCCGTTTCTGACTAAGGTGAGACTTAGTTAGGGATTTATAGCCAATACAGCAAACCGCTCTTATAATATTGCCAGCAATGGTGATATCAACACGGAGAGTTTGATCCTGGCTCAGAACTAACGCTGGCGGCGCGTCTTAAACATGCAAGTCGAGCGGAGTAGCAATACTTAGCGGCGAACGGGTGAGTAACACGTGGGTAATCTTCCTCCGAATCTGGGATAACTTTCCGAAAGGAAAGCTAATACCGGATAGTTCTATTGGATCACAGGATTTGATAGATAAAGGTTTACTGTTCGGAGATGAGCCCGCGGCCGATTAGCTAGTTGGTGAGGTAATGGCTCACCAAGGCGACGATCGGTAGCCGGCCTGAGAGGGTGTCCGGCCACAATGGAACTGAGACACGGTCCATACTCCTACGGGAGGCAGCAGTTAAGAATCTTGCTCAATGGGCGCAAGCCTGAAGCAGCGACGCCGCGTGAACGAAGAAGGTCTTCGGATTGTAAAGTTCAGTAAGCAGGGAAAAATAAGCAGCAATGTGATGATGGTACCTGCCTAAAGCACCGGCTAACTACGTGCCAGCAGCCGCGGTAATACGTATGGTGCAAGCGTTGTTCGGAATCATTGGGCGTAAAGGGTGCGTAGGCGGACTTATAAGTCAGGTGTGAAAACTGCGGGCTCAACCCGTGGCCTGCACTTGAAACTATAGGTCTGGAGTTTGGGAGAGGCAAGTGGAATTCCAGGTGTAGCGGTGAAATGCGTAGATATCTGGAGGAACACCAGTGGCGAAGGCGACTTGCTGGCTCAAAACTGACGCTGAGGCACGAAAGCGTGGGTAGTAAACGGGATTAGATACCCCGGTAATCCACGCCCTAAACGTTGTCTACCAGTTGTTGGGGGTTTTAACCCTCAGTAACGAACCTAACGGATTAAGTAGACCGCCTGGGGACTATGCTCGCAAGAGTGAAACTCAAAGGAATTGACGGGGGTCCGCACAAGCGGTGGAGCATGTGGTTTAATTCGATGATACGCGAAAAACCTCACCTGGGCTTGACATGGAGTGGAATCATATAGAGATATATGAGCCTTCGGGCCGCTTCACAGGTGCTGCATGGTTGTCGTCAGCTCGTGTCGTGAGATGTTGGGTTAAGTCCCGCAACGAGCGCAACCCCTATCGTATGTTGCTACCATTCAGTTGGGCACTCGTACGAAACTGCCGGTGACAAACCGGAGGAAGGCGGGGATGACGTCAAATCCTCATGGCCTTTATGTCCAGGGCCACACACGTGCTACAATGGCCGATACAGAGGGTTGCCAACTCGCAAGAGGGAGCTAATCTCTAAAAGTCGGTCCCAGTTCGGATTGGAGTCTGCAACTCGACTCCATGAAGTCGGAATCGCTAGTAATCGCGGATCAGCATGCCGCGGTGAATACGTTCCCGGACCTTGTACACACCGCCCGTCACACCACCTGAGTGGGGAGCACCCGAAGTGGTCTTTGTTAACC is from Leptospira sp. WS58.C1 and encodes:
- a CDS encoding hydrogenase-4 subunit G, whose translation is MRQIQEIINIFLPAKNLNYKKIGPNNPNARGIPVPTSKKGFHLDKSIEKVCPTGGLKVSSSKEVTFDYGACLQCGHCVEASSGQLENSGFVHVYSVDREALKVHYVDGIPAIYEEEVSENVKQFRKITKYTGFQYREVAASGNNATEAEINASFNAVFDSEASKVRVVASPKHSDAVVFSGPVGKNMEIPLQVAWDTTPGPKALIACGTEAVSGGLFERGKLPKEPDLFIGGDPPRPDVIVSAFRYLMGTKKFSFRDELSKFLSERGRKS